From the genome of Sphingobacterium kitahiroshimense, one region includes:
- a CDS encoding RrF2 family transcriptional regulator, which yields MLSKKTKYAIKALMVLGRNYGKDPMQIVKIAEEENIPKKFLEQILLEMRNAGILYSKKGAGGGYSLNKAPEDVYLSQVMRLIDGPIALLPCVSLNFYRSCDECTTEHACGIRDTFVEVRNAMLQILNDTSVASLINKEKQLNLDTTEDS from the coding sequence ATGCTTTCTAAAAAGACAAAATATGCCATTAAAGCCTTAATGGTTTTAGGTAGGAACTACGGTAAAGATCCCATGCAGATTGTAAAAATTGCAGAGGAAGAAAACATTCCGAAGAAATTTTTAGAACAGATATTGTTGGAAATGCGTAATGCAGGGATTTTGTATAGCAAGAAAGGTGCAGGAGGGGGTTACAGTCTAAATAAAGCACCAGAAGATGTTTATTTATCTCAGGTGATGCGATTGATCGACGGACCTATTGCCTTATTGCCATGTGTCAGTCTCAATTTCTATCGTTCATGTGATGAATGTACCACAGAGCATGCCTGTGGTATACGCGATACTTTTGTTGAGGTTCGTAATGCAATGTTACAAATACTAAACGATACGAGTGTTGCGAGTCTAATAAACAAGGAAAAACAATTAAACCTAGACACTACAGAAGATAGCTAG
- the pafA gene encoding alkaline phosphatase PafA, with translation MMCVGLSSLTTFAQSPERPKLVVGLMVDQMRWDYLYLFAERYGEGGFKRLLNEGFSCENTLINYIPTYTAIGHSSVYTGSVPAIHGISGNDWIMEQTGKPMYCTQDDNVVGVGTTEAEGKQSPRNLLASTITDQLKLATNFQSKVIGIAIKDRGGILPAGHFADAAYWFESKSGNWITSNFYMDKLPNWVTDFNKKKLAEKYLKQDWKPSYPLSTYTSSIADDNIYEGKFAGEASPTLPRATSKLMATEGYELIKTTPMGNTLTLDLAKAAIENEKLGNNPTKSTDFLCVSLSATDYVGHRYSLSSVEIEDIYLKLDHELADLFNYLDKSVGKGNYTFFLTADHAASYNSRYFMDMKGNGGYFPGRQILTALNDNLKAKFGQEKIVKSLMNYQVHLDNEKIETLKLDEEAIKTDIIKYLKKQDGVAFVFDMSKGDVLQAPLAIREKAINGYHMKRSGVIQIVVEPQWYEGSPRSTGTTHGTWSSFDSHIPLVFMGWGIKHGVSNKAVNVTDIAPTLAALLHVMEPNGSIGTPIVEVLGQ, from the coding sequence ATGATGTGCGTAGGGTTGAGTAGTTTGACAACCTTTGCACAGTCGCCAGAACGTCCGAAATTAGTCGTGGGTCTTATGGTTGACCAGATGCGCTGGGATTACCTATACCTATTCGCTGAACGTTATGGCGAAGGTGGTTTCAAAAGATTGTTGAATGAGGGATTTTCATGCGAAAATACGCTGATCAACTACATTCCAACGTATACTGCTATCGGCCATAGCTCTGTTTACACAGGATCAGTACCTGCTATACATGGTATTTCAGGCAATGATTGGATTATGGAGCAAACTGGTAAACCAATGTATTGTACTCAGGATGACAATGTTGTTGGTGTAGGTACAACAGAGGCTGAAGGAAAGCAGTCTCCACGCAATTTACTTGCTTCTACGATTACAGATCAATTGAAATTGGCGACCAATTTTCAATCAAAGGTTATCGGTATTGCAATTAAAGATCGTGGCGGGATTCTACCTGCTGGTCATTTTGCTGATGCAGCCTACTGGTTTGAATCTAAGTCAGGTAATTGGATTACGAGCAATTTCTACATGGATAAATTACCAAACTGGGTAACAGATTTTAATAAGAAAAAACTTGCTGAAAAATATTTAAAACAAGATTGGAAACCATCTTACCCGTTATCGACCTATACTTCAAGTATTGCTGATGATAATATTTATGAAGGAAAATTTGCTGGAGAGGCAAGTCCAACTTTACCAAGAGCAACTTCCAAATTGATGGCTACTGAAGGGTACGAGTTGATCAAGACGACGCCTATGGGAAACACCTTGACATTAGATTTAGCTAAAGCGGCTATAGAAAATGAAAAACTTGGAAATAACCCAACGAAAAGTACTGACTTTCTTTGTGTAAGCTTATCTGCTACTGACTATGTGGGCCATCGTTATTCCCTTTCTTCTGTAGAAATTGAAGATATCTATTTAAAGCTGGATCATGAACTTGCAGATCTCTTCAACTATTTGGATAAATCAGTTGGTAAAGGTAATTACACATTCTTTTTAACAGCAGATCATGCGGCATCTTATAATTCACGTTATTTCATGGACATGAAAGGGAACGGAGGATATTTTCCAGGTAGACAGATCTTAACAGCTTTGAATGATAATTTGAAAGCTAAGTTTGGTCAAGAAAAAATAGTTAAAAGCTTAATGAACTACCAGGTTCATTTGGATAATGAAAAGATTGAAACTTTAAAACTAGATGAAGAAGCCATTAAAACGGATATCATCAAGTATTTGAAAAAACAAGATGGTGTTGCATTTGTTTTTGATATGTCCAAAGGTGATGTTCTTCAAGCTCCACTAGCGATTCGCGAAAAAGCAATTAACGGATATCATATGAAGCGAAGTGGTGTTATTCAGATTGTTGTTGAGCCACAATGGTATGAGGGATCTCCTCGTTCTACAGGTACAACGCACGGTACATGGTCAAGCTTTGACTCGCATATACCATTAGTATTTATGGGATGGGGTATCAAACATGGCGTTTCTAATAAAGCTGTAAACGTTACTGACATTGCTCCAACTTTAGCCGCGTTATTGCATGTTATGGAGCCAAATGGCAGTATCGGTACCCCTATAGTAGAAGTGTTAGGACAGTAA
- a CDS encoding DoxX family protein produces the protein MALFQNLGKYKDFGLLIMRVGLGVMMIVHGFPKMMGGVETWTKLGGSMGVLGIHFLPVFWGFMAAVAEGVGGLFLLIGLWTRPTLLFLAFTMIVAALVHFGKGDGIKGASHAIELCCVFIGLLFIGPGKYSVDKK, from the coding sequence ATGGCACTATTTCAAAATTTAGGAAAATATAAAGATTTCGGTTTATTGATCATGCGTGTTGGTTTAGGCGTGATGATGATTGTGCATGGCTTCCCGAAAATGATGGGCGGAGTAGAGACATGGACCAAGCTAGGAGGATCTATGGGAGTATTAGGCATTCATTTCTTACCTGTTTTTTGGGGATTTATGGCCGCCGTTGCCGAAGGAGTAGGAGGTTTGTTTTTATTGATAGGCCTTTGGACTAGACCAACTTTACTTTTTTTAGCATTCACGATGATTGTTGCGGCCCTTGTTCATTTCGGAAAAGGAGATGGCATTAAAGGTGCCTCCCATGCCATTGAATTATGCTGTGTTTTTATTGGTCTATTATTTATCGGTCCGGGAAAGTATTCTGTTGATAAGAAATAA
- the metG gene encoding methionine--tRNA ligase: MSNLSKKRYTITSALPYANGPLHIGHLAGAYIPGDIFVRYLRLNDKDVVYVCGSDEHGAAITIRAKKEGITPQQIIDKYNSQIKESFEEFGIAFDIYHRTSEPIHHALSQEFFTNLYDKGEFVEKFSEQYYDEDFHQFLADRYIVGTCPNCKSEGAYGDQCEKCGTSLSPTDLINPISTLSGKTPVLRKTKHWYLPLDKYQPWLEKWLIEGKKDVLKSNVFGQCQSWLKSGLQPRSMTRDLDWGVDVPLKEAAGKKLYVWLDAPIGYISATKQWAIDHGKNWEDYWKKQENPEDDSCLIHFIGKDNIVFHCIIFPAILHAHGEYILPDNVPANEFLNLEGDKLSTSRNHAVWLHEYLEEFPGKQDELRYVLTSILPETSDSEFTWKDFQARVNNELVAIFGNFVNRVMVLSHKYFDGKVVSGSALNEVDQNVFAELAKFPDAITGSIQQYRFREALAQFMNVARLGNKYLADEEPWKVIKTDEERVKTVLNVATQIVANLAVLAQPFLPKTATKLFEMLDFPSTNWTNAGKADLIADGHQLSEVQLLFEKITDEQVEFQLNKLAQAKIANAAANVKTEPAKANIAFEDFTKLDIRVGTILEAEKVAKTKKLLKIKIDTGIDQRTVVSGIAEFFSPEEIIGKQVSILVNLEPRDIKGITSQGMILMAEDADGRLDFVNPISAIKPGSTIR; this comes from the coding sequence TTGAGTAATTTATCCAAAAAACGTTACACCATTACATCTGCATTGCCTTATGCTAATGGTCCTTTGCATATTGGTCACTTGGCCGGCGCATATATTCCTGGCGACATTTTCGTTCGCTATTTACGTCTTAACGATAAAGACGTTGTCTATGTCTGTGGTTCTGATGAACATGGAGCGGCGATTACCATCCGTGCGAAAAAAGAAGGTATTACACCGCAGCAAATTATTGATAAGTACAATTCACAAATTAAAGAGAGCTTTGAAGAGTTCGGTATTGCATTTGATATCTATCACCGTACTTCCGAACCTATCCACCATGCGTTGTCTCAAGAATTCTTTACGAATTTGTACGATAAAGGTGAATTTGTTGAGAAATTCTCGGAACAATACTATGATGAAGATTTTCATCAATTCTTAGCTGATCGTTATATTGTTGGTACCTGCCCTAACTGTAAGTCGGAAGGTGCGTATGGTGACCAGTGTGAGAAATGTGGTACTTCGTTAAGTCCAACAGACTTAATCAATCCAATATCGACATTGAGCGGAAAAACACCGGTATTAAGAAAAACAAAACACTGGTACTTGCCCCTAGATAAATACCAACCTTGGTTAGAGAAATGGTTGATCGAAGGTAAAAAAGACGTGTTGAAATCAAATGTTTTTGGTCAGTGCCAATCTTGGTTGAAATCGGGTTTACAACCTCGTTCTATGACCCGCGATTTGGACTGGGGAGTAGATGTTCCGCTTAAAGAGGCTGCTGGTAAAAAACTTTATGTTTGGTTAGATGCTCCGATAGGCTACATTTCTGCTACCAAACAATGGGCTATTGATCATGGTAAAAACTGGGAAGATTATTGGAAAAAACAAGAAAATCCTGAAGATGACTCTTGCTTAATCCATTTCATCGGAAAAGATAATATCGTATTCCACTGTATCATCTTCCCCGCAATTTTACATGCACATGGTGAATATATTTTACCGGATAACGTACCTGCTAACGAATTCTTAAATCTTGAAGGCGACAAATTATCGACCTCTCGTAACCATGCTGTTTGGTTACATGAATATTTAGAAGAGTTTCCAGGAAAACAAGATGAATTACGTTATGTATTGACTTCTATTCTTCCTGAAACATCTGATAGTGAATTTACATGGAAGGATTTCCAAGCTAGAGTTAACAATGAACTGGTTGCTATCTTTGGTAACTTTGTCAACCGTGTCATGGTACTTTCTCACAAATATTTTGATGGTAAAGTAGTTAGCGGTTCTGCGTTAAATGAAGTAGATCAAAATGTTTTTGCTGAATTAGCAAAATTCCCTGATGCGATCACTGGATCTATACAACAATATCGTTTCCGCGAGGCATTAGCACAGTTTATGAATGTTGCTCGTTTAGGAAATAAGTATTTAGCAGATGAAGAGCCTTGGAAAGTAATCAAAACGGATGAGGAACGTGTAAAAACGGTTCTGAATGTGGCCACACAAATAGTCGCAAACTTAGCGGTATTAGCACAGCCTTTCCTTCCGAAAACTGCTACAAAACTTTTCGAAATGCTTGATTTCCCAAGTACAAATTGGACAAATGCAGGTAAAGCGGATTTAATCGCTGATGGTCATCAATTGAGTGAAGTGCAACTATTATTCGAAAAAATCACGGATGAGCAGGTTGAATTTCAATTGAACAAATTGGCTCAGGCAAAAATTGCAAATGCAGCGGCAAATGTAAAAACTGAACCGGCTAAAGCAAATATTGCTTTCGAAGATTTTACGAAACTTGATATTCGTGTGGGTACGATCTTAGAAGCAGAGAAAGTCGCTAAAACAAAGAAATTATTAAAAATCAAAATTGATACTGGTATCGATCAACGTACGGTTGTATCTGGGATTGCAGAATTCTTCTCTCCGGAAGAAATCATCGGTAAGCAGGTATCTATTTTAGTGAATCTGGAACCTCGCGATATCAAAGGTATCACCTCTCAAGGGATGATCTTAATGGCTGAGGATGCTGATGGCCGTTTGGATTTTGTAAATCCAATCTCGGCAATCAAACCGGGTAGTACCATTCGATAA
- a CDS encoding S66 peptidase family protein yields the protein MTKIPEFLKAGDKVAIVCPASFIRGNIDAAVKILESWGLEVLLGKTVTAAYHQFAGDDHERAADLQWALDDETIKAVFAARGGYGCVRIIDQLDFSLFQKQPKWLVGFSDITVLHSHIQQQFAIPTIHGQMPKSFEAGTKASLDTLKAALFGQSVDYSYEQKEFPNRVGEATGILIGGNLAILLSVLASESDVNYDGKILFIEDVGETFYSVDRMLWALKRAGKFKKLKGLIIGGFSGMKDADPSFGQSVSEIVMDKVRDADFPVAFAYPAGHIDDNHALIFGKKVKLKTTKNKVSLTYID from the coding sequence ATGACGAAAATACCTGAATTTCTTAAAGCAGGCGATAAAGTCGCAATTGTCTGTCCTGCAAGTTTTATTCGTGGAAATATAGATGCCGCCGTTAAAATTTTGGAATCATGGGGCCTGGAGGTCCTTTTGGGAAAGACTGTCACAGCCGCTTACCATCAATTTGCGGGCGATGATCATGAAAGAGCTGCCGATTTGCAATGGGCTTTGGACGATGAGACTATCAAAGCTGTTTTTGCGGCAAGAGGTGGATACGGCTGCGTAAGGATTATTGATCAACTTGATTTTTCGCTTTTTCAAAAACAGCCTAAATGGCTTGTTGGGTTTAGTGATATTACTGTTTTACATAGTCATATTCAACAGCAATTTGCCATTCCTACCATACATGGGCAAATGCCAAAATCTTTTGAAGCAGGTACCAAAGCATCTTTAGATACATTGAAGGCCGCTCTCTTCGGGCAGTCGGTAGACTACAGCTATGAGCAGAAAGAATTTCCAAATAGAGTAGGAGAAGCAACAGGAATACTAATTGGAGGAAATTTAGCTATTCTACTATCTGTACTGGCATCTGAGTCAGATGTAAATTACGATGGTAAAATCTTGTTTATCGAAGATGTCGGAGAGACTTTCTACAGTGTCGACCGTATGTTATGGGCATTGAAGCGGGCTGGGAAATTCAAAAAACTGAAAGGGCTGATTATCGGTGGTTTTTCCGGAATGAAAGATGCTGATCCTTCATTTGGACAGTCTGTCTCTGAAATTGTGATGGACAAAGTAAGGGATGCAGATTTTCCAGTAGCATTCGCTTATCCTGCCGGTCATATTGATGATAATCATGCATTAATTTTTGGGAAGAAGGTGAAATTAAAGACCACAAAAAATAAGGTTTCATTAACATATATCGATTAA
- a CDS encoding outer membrane beta-barrel protein, which translates to MAKFYWSILLLCSFMLTNATHAQTKVSGEIVDSKDGGKLGKAAVVLLNAKDSVLVKFVRTNENGSFSFPKIDTGTYRFIVSFPQYVDVVKDVTVGQEPIAFGTIKLSKAALLLEEAQVTGRIPVVMKGDTIEYDAGSFKVEKDAKVEDLLKVLPGMTMDANGKITANGKEVKKVLLDGEEFFGDDPTLITKNIRSDMVSKVQVYEKKSDLADRTGVDDGERTQTIDIKLKADSKKGMFGQATVGGGTDNYYGGKVMVNKFKGSQKIAVYGIAANDGMVGLGFEDGQKYGVGGSGNMEVMDGGGIMITSGGDGSDGGFDGRFYGGGVPKALNFGASYSDKSANDKHKINASYRRNQLNVNNTSTNSAQNNLPEQARIDNSVTSSDNETKTNAGNLRYDYKLDSLTDMTVKMGFNKSQRDNFSETFADQKTLEGQGITETYSKNNSKTDQEQYNLDVLLTRRFKKVRRSLTLAVNTNSDKNDGNINYFSSTHFFKNNLTDTIDQYKKNMNRNTNLGASMTFTEPISKRLTASLGYSFLNNKSETLNQSFDKDSITGEYTILDQAILNDFDFTSMKNGLSTSLNYKDNKLTVNLSNQLDFEHVKREYNNLETVLQRNQTSIRPSLSTNYQITKSKSINFRYSGRTLQPLLTQIEPLKQNSQQLVTYLDNFDLKAGFSNNYSLSFNSYKQLKDQSVYAYVSATQGINNISSRVRYYEEGRQDIQYVNIDKTNWRIYGRSGYRFVVQKKWGLNLDLGTNVEYSSQYSYLSLGIEEPRLNQNETWSLAPSIGLSRYKANKLDFYIDINPGVEKLNSSLQPQLSRTTFTMNSYGNVTYYLPKNFKIGLNVNQRYQSSTQTLQSINIVNMNGYISKKFFKDKSLEAQIYVNDILNKNSGINRYQDGTSFIQSSNEVLHRYGMLKVIYNFTTMKGGK; encoded by the coding sequence ATGGCCAAATTCTATTGGAGCATATTATTATTATGCTCATTTATGCTGACCAATGCAACACATGCACAAACAAAAGTATCGGGAGAGATTGTAGATTCGAAGGATGGGGGGAAACTCGGTAAAGCGGCTGTTGTATTATTAAATGCGAAAGATTCCGTTCTTGTCAAGTTCGTGAGAACAAATGAAAATGGATCCTTTTCCTTTCCTAAAATTGATACAGGAACTTATCGGTTCATTGTCTCCTTTCCTCAATATGTCGATGTTGTCAAAGATGTTACTGTAGGTCAAGAGCCCATTGCTTTTGGAACTATTAAACTATCAAAAGCTGCATTGCTTTTAGAAGAGGCACAAGTGACAGGTCGAATCCCTGTTGTCATGAAAGGGGATACCATTGAATATGATGCAGGAAGCTTTAAAGTCGAAAAAGATGCTAAAGTGGAAGATCTTTTAAAAGTCTTGCCAGGTATGACCATGGATGCAAACGGAAAGATTACGGCTAATGGAAAAGAAGTGAAGAAAGTATTATTGGACGGAGAGGAGTTCTTTGGTGATGATCCGACGCTCATCACGAAAAATATTCGGTCGGATATGGTCAGTAAGGTACAGGTGTATGAAAAGAAATCAGACCTGGCAGACCGTACAGGTGTTGATGACGGCGAACGCACACAGACTATTGATATCAAGTTAAAGGCCGATAGTAAGAAAGGAATGTTTGGACAAGCTACCGTTGGTGGAGGTACCGATAACTACTATGGGGGCAAAGTGATGGTCAATAAATTTAAAGGGAGCCAGAAAATAGCTGTTTATGGTATTGCAGCCAATGATGGTATGGTGGGGCTTGGATTTGAAGATGGGCAGAAATATGGTGTAGGTGGGTCGGGGAACATGGAAGTTATGGATGGTGGCGGTATTATGATCACTTCTGGTGGTGACGGCTCCGATGGAGGTTTTGATGGAAGGTTTTATGGAGGTGGAGTGCCTAAAGCTTTGAATTTTGGGGCAAGTTACTCAGATAAATCTGCGAATGATAAACACAAGATTAATGCTAGTTATAGAAGGAATCAACTAAACGTAAACAACACAAGTACTAATTCTGCCCAAAATAACCTTCCCGAACAAGCGCGTATTGATAATTCGGTAACAAGTTCGGACAACGAGACTAAGACAAACGCAGGAAACCTGAGGTATGATTATAAATTGGATTCATTAACAGATATGACTGTGAAAATGGGGTTCAATAAGTCGCAAAGGGATAATTTTTCAGAAACATTTGCTGATCAAAAGACTTTGGAGGGGCAGGGAATTACGGAAACATATTCAAAAAATAATTCGAAAACAGACCAGGAGCAATACAATCTGGACGTTTTACTCACCCGTCGTTTTAAGAAGGTAAGAAGATCGTTGACTTTAGCGGTCAATACGAATTCGGATAAAAATGATGGCAATATAAATTATTTCTCAAGTACCCATTTCTTTAAAAACAATCTTACCGATACTATAGATCAGTATAAGAAAAATATGAATAGGAATACCAATTTAGGGGCCTCGATGACCTTTACAGAACCTATTTCTAAAAGGTTGACCGCTTCTCTGGGATATTCATTCCTAAATAATAAGTCGGAAACATTAAATCAATCTTTTGATAAGGATTCAATTACAGGAGAATATACGATACTAGATCAGGCAATCCTGAATGATTTTGATTTTACGAGTATGAAAAATGGATTGAGTACTTCACTCAATTATAAGGATAATAAGTTGACGGTCAATCTAAGTAATCAACTGGATTTTGAACATGTGAAGCGAGAGTACAATAATTTGGAAACTGTTCTTCAGCGTAATCAAACGTCAATTCGCCCAAGTTTATCGACTAATTATCAGATTACGAAAAGTAAAAGTATAAATTTCAGGTACTCGGGAAGGACATTGCAACCTTTATTGACGCAAATAGAACCTTTAAAACAAAACTCGCAGCAGCTGGTGACCTATCTCGATAATTTCGATCTAAAAGCTGGTTTTAGTAATAATTATAGTTTAAGTTTCAATTCCTATAAACAGTTGAAAGATCAAAGTGTCTATGCATATGTTAGTGCAACACAGGGAATCAATAATATATCCAGCAGGGTGAGGTATTATGAGGAAGGCCGCCAAGATATTCAGTATGTCAATATCGACAAGACAAACTGGCGCATATATGGACGATCTGGATACCGATTTGTTGTGCAGAAAAAATGGGGACTGAATTTGGATTTAGGAACTAATGTGGAATATAGTAGTCAATATAGTTACTTATCATTAGGAATAGAGGAACCTCGGTTAAATCAGAATGAAACTTGGAGTTTAGCCCCTAGTATTGGATTAAGTCGTTATAAGGCTAATAAATTAGATTTTTACATAGACATTAATCCTGGAGTTGAAAAGCTAAATTCTTCCTTACAGCCCCAATTGAGTAGAACAACTTTTACAATGAATTCGTATGGTAACGTAACCTATTATTTACCAAAAAATTTTAAAATAGGCCTTAACGTTAATCAAAGATATCAGAGTTCAACACAAACCTTGCAGTCTATTAATATCGTCAATATGAATGGATATATTTCTAAGAAATTCTTTAAAGATAAATCATTAGAGGCACAGATCTATGTTAACGATATCTTGAATAAGAACAGTGGTATTAACCGTTATCAGGATGGAACATCTTTTATCCAGTCGAGTAATGAGGTACTACACCGCTATGGAATGTTGAAGGTGATTTATAATTTTACAACCATGAAAGGAGGAAAATAA
- a CDS encoding GLPGLI family protein, with amino-acid sequence MKKYIVVLFLLVGFMRHASAQYAFFPSSGAVTFERKFHLHNYLKRNFLNKPDLDGWDKISVDAAIKSGPVEIITHHSLKFFDDETVFETIQEDYPPNYRNYSWYSPFINDSKTYINVKDNSFLKLLPFGDEELLMKDSLPNVKWKYTDEYRNIAGYDCRRANGIIQDSIYVVAFFAGQIPIPTGPELIHGLPGMILGVSIPSMNINIFATKVELTNTPVSNVLTKKKKVVAEPKTAIVAKLKSSVYDWMDEKEFNKKLKAILF; translated from the coding sequence ATGAAAAAATATATTGTAGTATTGTTTTTATTAGTGGGCTTTATGAGGCATGCGTCTGCCCAGTACGCTTTTTTTCCGAGCAGTGGTGCCGTAACTTTTGAGCGGAAATTTCATTTACATAACTATTTGAAACGAAATTTCTTGAATAAACCCGATCTGGATGGTTGGGATAAAATTAGTGTAGATGCTGCCATAAAATCCGGGCCAGTAGAAATCATCACGCATCATAGTTTGAAATTCTTTGATGATGAAACCGTTTTTGAAACTATTCAAGAGGATTACCCGCCGAATTATCGTAATTACTCCTGGTACAGTCCGTTTATAAATGATTCTAAGACCTATATCAATGTTAAAGATAATAGTTTCTTAAAACTACTTCCTTTTGGAGATGAAGAATTATTAATGAAAGATTCGTTACCTAATGTGAAGTGGAAGTATACGGATGAATATCGAAATATTGCAGGCTACGATTGTCGTAGGGCGAATGGTATTATTCAAGATTCAATTTATGTGGTGGCATTTTTTGCAGGACAGATTCCCATTCCAACAGGTCCAGAACTTATTCATGGTTTACCTGGGATGATTTTGGGTGTATCCATACCGAGCATGAACATTAATATATTTGCAACAAAGGTTGAATTAACCAATACGCCAGTTTCCAATGTGCTTACCAAGAAAAAGAAAGTGGTAGCGGAGCCTAAAACTGCGATTGTCGCAAAACTAAAATCTTCAGTTTATGATTGGATGGACGAAAAGGAATTCAATAAAAAGCTGAAAGCGATATTATTTTAA